The genomic region ctctgggcgcttaaaaggaagaagccccgccccctgggcgggtcccaaATCGTAAATATCCTAAGATATAAGAGGGCTAACAAAACCAGCTCAGCCTGCTCTGGATAGCTGCCCCAggtcatcctggatcacaggATATCTATCGGTaaataattcttaaaaaaaagggTGAGGATAGGACCTCAGCCGCGCTGCggaaaaaaccggaagtgacgtagcgcagctagtgcgcgtcacttccggaagatggcggcgcccatagcgccacgCGTGTGTGGCGATGGGGGAACGGGAGACCAGGAGAAAACtgaaaagaagaggggagggggacaccccgCTCCCCGAGGTCCCCAGGTATAGCAAATCGCCGCGATCCGCCTGAAAATAAAGGCAAAAGAGAGAGCCATGTAAAAAACCGGGGTGATCCTTtacattagaaagaaaaaaaggatcccctaactctcagctccaaaggggagcgatacgccagtccaacctgtccaaaggacagaaaaaaacacggtgggctggggggtgatctcctccctttcagggagctgaagatcgtttattggttcttgggctcattaaaattccgccggtcctaccagtccacaggggcagttaaccccatctgtgctgctggtaggacgtaagggaaatatacattaaagctgacagataaatataccggccagttgaacagattggtttggatagaaataggtaagaggtggaagggaatagaatgtctgtaagttcagaattaccgtggtagggtccagtaataggcaaagtctttgaaataataatccaagatggtggggtgcccgtgtccctgcgggcggtcgagatgttagacgacgtcagatggtaggtgaaggacgcaggacctgagtgtgtcactgtttttacctactctgaagtggGGAGTGggtatgacacgttcaggtccagccttgtgtaattggaacaggggcagtcctttgccccatagggagaaaacctggcagcatctttgctttgcccatttctccatatcccgtaagtccaatcaagaaatatagttgatattgataatcagtacaattttacgcatcatctgataacaaatacgactagaagataatacagggtgcccgagaacctttatatctcagagcgggaatctctgatttgtccgcgggtttcctagaaggtgggttaggagaaccaaaaccatctctgaaaagatggttcctttcacatttccataacccatgaaatattaggaaaatatgggaaaaatatgaagcttatggattgaagAGGACTTTCATGTCctcttccttcctgtaccaaccagctgtgtgataaggatctgtccttttcttctgaagctcgctgcccaggctaaaggtgtgagacccctgctggtattggagacactatggctgcagaaagaccaggtttatgaggttctgtcaagagaataccagattgatgggtactcaacctggcatggggcaggaagattctttggcaagaaggtgctaattgtacatctgatctgtgagttactcctttagtgaaagagaagattcttagtgaaggctcttttgtctttgtgattgagaaatatggcgcatttgtgatttcctagtatcgctgtggatcgcaaagcgtcacagtgGGTTAATTGTTTAATTGTCTTGGTAGCAATTTTAATcaataaaaattccacctgtcctaccagtttcacaggggagaactccccacttgtgctgacGTGGAGGCACTGTACACAAGCATCCCACATGAGTGGCCTTCGAGCCGTTGAACATCTTTTTAAAATCTAGGGGCCTTCATTTTCAGGCACATAATCCATTTATTCTTACTATATTACAGTTTGTGCTCACGCATAATTATTTCTTTGAGGACATGCCAACttactcctgggctggtgggaagataccATGGTCTTCGTGGATGGGCTTGATCAATTCACTTCTCATATTGTCTTCTCAGGCTGTTATATTGATGATATCCTGATCTTATGGGATGGTGACGTTGAATTAAGTCCTTTGTCCAATGTCTAAATACTAATATCATTGGCCTCTGTTTCACCTCGGAGATTGAGACAGAGAGCATTACTTTTCTAGACATTCGGATTTCCAAGATTAATGGTGAATCATATACCACCACCTATCGGAAAGCAACAGTTTGCTACGTCGGGACAgtcaccatccccccccccccctcttgcgaTCAGACCCAGCTATAAGGGATTGTGTCCCTCCTCAAGCACTCATTACATATAGGAAAGGTAGGTCCCCGAGGGACCGACATGTACACAGTCATTACCAAGCGCCTCCCCTTACCGGCATGTGGCTTGGAAGTAAGAAAACAAAAACTTATGGGACTTATAAATGTGGGAAAGATTGTATTTGTTGCCCCCCGATCGCCAAATCTACCAGTTTTGTGAGTGCCTCCACAAATATAACCTACACGATGAGGGATTTTGCACATTGCAGAACTGAAGGCGTCTGTGTACCAGTCCATGCCCAATTAACTATGTGGGAAAGACCAAGCGAGAACTAAGACGGAGGGTAGGGGACCATATAGGTGATATCAGGAATCACAGGGACAAACCGATAGCAAGACATGTTGCGGAATATCATTTTGGCGACTTTAGAACTCTGCAATTCCAGGTGATCGAGGTGGTGCATGAATCTCCAAGAGGCGCAGATTGGGACAAAAGGAGGCCCAGTGGATTCACCATCTCAAAACTGCGAGTCCGCTTGGTCTCAATGAGATTTCCTTCTCCTGCTTCCTGTAGCTTTATACTTTAGCCCTGTGTTTTCTATATGATGTTTCCATCGGAGGACCCTAGTGAATGTATAGGCTGGGGACCCTGCGTACATATCATGGCCAAGATTGGCTACTATACATGATTACCAATAGGGACTAGCTGGGTTTTTATAATCTCATTGAAACACCCAGAATATTTATCTATAGTTCTGTAAACTTGCCCCTTCAAAATAGCCTTAGGAATGCATGTCATTTACTATCTTTTATTTCGCCTAGCGCACAATGTATCTTAGGAACGGGTTCCTCTGCCTTTGTGAGGGACTTCCGGTCTGTGATGCGTTCCATATGTCTTGCGTCTCACAGGACGCCGGAAATCCTTCTCTGTTCCGGATCCTCGGACCGGAAACACGTGAGACGCCAGTGATTCCTTTGGCATTAAAAGAGGCACCAGTTTGAACGCAAGTGCTCTCTCTCTATCTAGGTGCCCACAATGTCATGTGTTTCCTATCTGAATCTAATGGATATGTGTGAGCAGTATCGGGTATCAGCCTTTGCTGCTTCCTGATAAACCAGGTGGATATCGCCGCGTCGGGAAGAGAAGGGATGGAGAAGGGATAACCAGGGTATTACAGGTGTCAGCTACCTATAGGTGGTATCGCCCCTTTTGGGTGGCTGTTCCACATTTAGGCAGGGCGAGTGGTAGGGTTACCTTAGGGATAGATGATCTTCCCTACCACCTCATCTTGGCTGTTACCTCTGGAGACCTGCTAATCGTAGCATTTGGTATCAAGTAACCGCGAGTTATGGATCTCAGCCAATTGCTTTGGTCTAAGTATACTTTACCCCGATACTGTCGCCTGGTTGTTCCGCTTATCCGTTGATATATACGTGCACCATTTGTATCCTAGCGTGGGCACGTTTCTACGATTATGATTTTAGAATAATTATTTACAATTTATTTTCGGGGTTTTTGTGTTCAAATCTTAAACGCATTTagtaaaaagttaaattttagaagTATTTCTCTTCTGTGAtttttatatgtacagagggGCGAGGTGGAGCGTCCATCGCGTCTCCACTACAAAAGTTCCTGAACAGCACGGACACCACAAGGGCCCAAGATGACGTCTTCTGCAGACGCGGAGTGGTCACTTCTTGAACCGGTCCAGGGCTGACCTCTGACCCGGCTGGACCTTCTTTGTATCGCTCTTTTTCGCCTTATCTCGTTCTTGTAGGTTCTTCCGGATCTCCGCCTGTCAGGGTAGAAGGACGGCAGAGTTATACAGGACAGAAATAGGACAGTGTTTGTGGGATAAATCTGATATCAGCGGGGGCAGCTGTTCCCTCACACACACCGTGTAATGTAATGGGTGGTCAGGCCGAATCCTTTGTACACCTTATATTAGTTATAGCAAACAGAGCAGAACCCAACACCCCCATCCCCGAACTGTGCCCTCATAGGACATCTGGAGAGAGGTTGTCCTGATCACACCACTAATTggtttttaaaggagttttcccaagATCTTTTAACTgatggataggtcaccaatatctgatcagtgggggttcgacacctgacgatcagctgttggagaaggtACTGACCGCAGCACCGCGCCCTTCACGCAGCTTTCCCTCAGCcatgtgacgacacgttcattagtcacatggcctagccgcagctcagctgcaataccaagcgcaaccactatacaatggacggcactgtgagcgccgatgccttctcaaatagccgatcggcggggatcctgggtgtcggacccccaccgatcagatactgatgagctatccagaggataaaagtcctggaaaacccatttaatgacAGCTCTGTGCCGTAAACGATGGAAGCATGTGCTCAATACATGCAGTGTCCCATTACGAGTATTCAACTGGGGGATCCCTGCATATCCACCAAGAGATCATcctgctgtgaaggggcactaaggTCACATCCTTACTGAGTGGCTGGGCACAAAGGAAATTGGGCAGGATTAGAGGCATGTGACTTATTGTAAAGAGATGCCACTGGGGTGGTCCTGGCTTGGACCTTCACTCGACGGCCGACCCAAAAAGTACCTGAGCACCTCTGTCCTATACAGACACTTACCCTCTTCTCCTCGTGAGCCACTTTCTTCTTGCGCTTCAGCAAATTCCCAGTGGAGCTCCGTCCTTTTGTTTTATGGCGAGGAACAAAGCGAGTCTTCTCATAGGGGTCGAAACCCTGAAATAAAAAATGGCCAGATTAATGCTGTCTGTCTTTTATAGAGAGGGGCCACATGAAGGAGATTAGAGACCAACTTCTATCATCTGGACAGTTCTGAGGGTGAGCACTGCTTATAAGGCTGTGCCACCATTACATCAGCATGTATACCTGCTACCAGTACAAGTGACCAGGCTAAAGCGCAGGGAGATCTGTGCAGTCACCTGTGGTTTTCACCATCCATTGCTCTGCAGCAGCTAACCATATTATGATGGGCGTCTCTGGTTTGGACGATATCCCTAGTCATATTTCAAGGCTTTTCAATGGGTAAGGCATTGACCTAAAGGGTAGCTACCTACAGgcagttttcttccttctggaggagagccAACCTGCATCCCAGGAAGCATTGTCCAGCAAAACTGCCTACACCAGCTGGATCTCCGCAAGGATCTGACAGATCCGTATCTCTAATGAAGAGCTGTGAGGAAGATAAAACCAAGTCTTCTTACCATCCGCTCCACTTGTTCCTGGCGCTTCTTATCCATGGTGATGGCATCTACTGCTCCAAGCTGAGTGGGATCCATAGTGATGAGCTCAGGCTGAATCTGAAGGACAAGGAAGGATGCAATGATCGGACAGTAAAGACTTGAACTTTGGGTATATCTAATCTCCACAGGGCACAGTCCTGCTCCACGTCCCCAGAGGTTACCTTTTCCAGTAGAGCTTTGACCTCCCATTCCTGTCGCTGCTTCTTGGTCTCATAGGGGTTACATTCCAAACCATCAAAGTTTGCTTCACCCGCACCTGTAGGAAGATAGATGAGAATTCTTAGGATGGAAGGGACATAATGCAGAAGGGGGAAGAGCAAGGCACATGATGAAGACAGAAGACCACAGACCTGGCACAATCATGCTGGTGAACCCTCCTCCATGACCAATACCCAGGACATCTTCATAGGGGCAGAACTGCAGCCCGTGGATTGGGGCTTTGACAGAGAGACACATGTACGGAGAGCGCGGAGCAGTGAGGTGCGTGTCTTTATAAACCTGAGGAAGGAGCCCAGATGATACCATTAAGAACCATGGAACACAAAGCCCATACACAGTGCTGAGAGCAAACTGACAATTGACCTTTCAGATGCAAAGAAAAcaaagggattgtccaagatGACAATAAGGCTCCCGATCTGGACAATATAGTTGCAAGATGGGAAATGCGTTGATTGTTCTGGAGAAGACGAGAAGAACAAATGGATCCTTGACCAGACCAAGGCGAACCTTCTGTCATTGGAAGGACTAATGACTGCACTGAAGCTTTATCTCATTTTGAGCAAATTATGGGAAGATCGATCTTGTTGGAAAAGCTAATTCTGCTGAGCAGAGATGAAGAAAGAAAAGCAGCAAGAATCCTGGACACATCATCGAGAAGCCTGAAGACGCTCAATAGAAAGAAATAACATTCATATGGACAAAGGGAGCCGTTTGTCCAAATGCCCAGAAACGTCTGACAACTGGGGGTACCACCAAATATCAGGCCAGACAAGGTGGTCGGGAGCAAATGCAAGTCTAGAGGCGGTACAGACGCCATCAAGCTGGGGACATGCCGTAGATGTCTGAGACAGGAGTACCCCTCTAAGCAGTGGTCACCTACCTGTACTATGTTACCAACTCCTGCAGCCAGCAGCCCTCTCTGACTGTGGCACAGAGACCCTGCACCAAGGGGCAGAAGACATGATGTCAGAGGACGGTAAGTTCGAAGGTCGAAGATTGTCAGCTTCCTGTCTGTGCCTGAAGACGCCATGTACCTGTCCAAGGAATAAGAAAATGTGTCAGAAAAACCGCCACCAGCTGAGAGGACTACCAGGAGAACAAGCTGCGGCACCTACATTCCTGTCTTGTCAATGCTCAGGGCCCGGACGGCTCCCCCATGACACAACATCTTAACTAGAGGCTCCTTGATGGAAGGGCTCCACAGAGAGACGCTGCCTGCAAAAAGCAAAGAGCAGAATGAAATCCGGCACTTTGCAGATCAACGCAGATGAATGGAGACCACTGCAACCATCTGAGACAGGAGATAAAGCCTAGCGGGGCTGTTCCAAGATTTAAAAGGATTGCACAGGATTagagaaacatggctgctttcttccaaaaaacagTACCACCCCTGTCTACAGGATGACTGTGGTACTGCGGCTCAGCTACGTTCGCCTGAGCATCAATACCCGTGGACAGGTGAGGGAGAGCGCAGCAATGTTTATCTGATTCTGTACAAGCCTTAGTTtaaacctatcctcaggatgggagAAAAGAATCTCACTGGAGGGATCCTCTGTGACCACGAGGACCTGTGTCTGCCTGTACGGATGCAGCTGTGGTTGAGCCGCTCCATTagctctctatgggactgctggtgaTAGAGTACAGCGCtccgctatctctggcagtcccaaagAGAACAAATGGAGTGGTAGCATGCATACAGGAGGCCACAGGACTCCCATTCTCGTGAAGGGTGGGGAtcccagtggtcggacccccTCTTATCTCCTATGGTTTAATTTAAAATCTTGGAATAAATCCTTTTATTGTCgtgtgagggctcatgcacatggccatagttTCGGTAAGAATCTGATCCACAAATTTTGCCATCGAaagtggatccattcatttcaagggggccgtaaaagatgtggacagcgtgCTTCAGAAACCTTCTGAAATACCCcgacatccattcacccagcaaagAACTATTCATCTCCCCCTCCATCTTTCCTTCTCACCTGacagcttgcacaaacctgtttgacaACATAAAAGCCTTCCTtcccaaaacacacacagacacctcctgcccTCTCTAtttctcatctattaacactttctctgcttctccttattgctagtgatatctctccaaatccaggcccccctcagcaaatccccaccatcacctccatgtcccactacaaatctccttctacacatttctgcaaccccttaaacctaataaccattcctctgacccctgctcctttggttcctcttgcaggaggatTATGGAATGcatgctctgtctgtaacaaactgtcctacattcatgactTCTTCATCTCTCGAAAACTTTCCTtcctgggtctcacagaaatATGGCTGCCACCCTCTAactcctcctcccctgctgcactctcatagtggatttcaattcactcacaccccccaccCGGGCTGCAAACAtcgtggaggagttggtcttctcccatcagacacctgctcctaaaGCCCAactctgctgccaccctccattacactcacttcatttgaagtacactctgttcgcatctactctccctccaaccttcaagtagctctCATTTActgccccccaggcccagccaccatctttcttgaccactttaacacctggctcctacactttctttctttctgccgacatccccactatcatcatgggtgacttcaacatccctattgacacttgccgcctctaaactcctatcactctcttcctcctttggcCTCTTGCAGTGGTCTtctgctcccacccacagagacggtcacactctggatcttatctttacccgcctctgctccctatctaacctttctacttcacctctccccctatccgcccacaacctactcaccttctcttctgctgctcccccggtccacacaccagcacatccccgcaggaaccttaaacatctcgactctagcttgctttctgactctcttctcccactctctgccatttgttccctccaagacccagatgctgccaccaccctatataacaccacaacaataagtacagctctggacattgtcaccccctcacacacacacaacaaaacctgaaaaattaacagacaaccctggcacaccaacctgaccaaaaaactcagacaagcttccagggctgctgagcggcgatggaagaaatcccattctaaggatcaattcaccgcatacaagcaatcccttctcatattcaaatcctcactcgctgatgcaaaacaggcgacttctcatctctcatatcttccctgtcacacagccctaaacaactttttaacacttagctcccttctccgtcccccagggCCCCCACCttctcctctcatctcagcttAAGGACTTTGtcacatacttcaaacaaaagatagtcaacatcagagaaaacttcagtgcacagtccccacagaccctctacacaactgctcggtcctcttctcccaaaacccggttctccaccattacagaagaaaaactctccactctactctccagatcacatctcaccacctgtgcacttgacccaatcccatcccacctcatccctaacctcaccacagtgtttattccagccctaactcatctattcaacctatcactaacctcgggtgtcttcccctctgcttttaattatgctaccattacacccatcctcaaaaagccttcacttgacccatcttctttgtccagttatcgccccatatcactttttccatttgcctcaaagctacttgaacaacatgtccattctggactgtcctctcacctctcctccctctttgaccgcctacaatctggcttccgaccccaccactcgaccgagactgcccttaccaaagtcaccaatgacctactgacagccaaaaccaaaaaacattactctgtcctccttctccttgacctgtcctggcatcactgacctggctctctcctggatcataTCATACATCACAGAGTGGACATTTAGCATCTCCCACCCTCGCACCACCTCTTAGTTTCATTCCCTCTCTGGTGGTGtgccgcaaggctctgtcctgggacccatggctttcagtatcactcctacgctgacgacacacaaatctacctctctggtcccaacatcaccaccttactatcaagaatcccacaatgtatcttctatatcatccttcttcgcctttcgctttctaaaacttaacatggataaaacagaattcatcatcatgctcccccccccccccccccccccccaacagacctatttatcacaatcaatggctgcacactctcctcggtcaaccaagtccgctgccttggagtgactttggattctgccctttccttccgaccgcacatctaagccctttccaccacctgccgcctccaacttaaaaacatctcccgcattcgcgctttccttaactttgaatctgcgaaaatgcttgtacatgccctcatcatctcccgcctagactactgcaacactctcctctgtggccttcatctagcacccctccaatctatcctcaactcttctgcccgactaatccacctctcaccctgttactcctctgcctctcccctctgccaatcccttcactgactccccattgcccaactaaTTCACTTCAAactactaacaaatacatacaaggccgtccacaacctgtcccctccctacatctctaagctactttcccgatgcatccccacacgcactctccgatcctcacaagacctccttctctcctcttatcacctcttcccacaatcgcctccaggatttctcccgtgcatcccccacactctggaacccgctaccccaacatatcagaccctcacctacagtggagtccttcaaaagaaacctgaaaacccacctcttcagacaagcctacaaccagtgaccctgctgcctctataccgccatgaccagctttaccctcacctactgtgtccttctcccataccatgtagattgtaagccctcactggcagggccctctctccttctgtaccagtctgtaactcgtcctgttcatgcttagtgcagttgtctgtattatgtatgtgcaccgcttatcatatgtacagcgctatggaaggaatggcgctttaataataaataataatacgtTCTGCAGCCCCgcataaagatagaacatgtccaattcttgtccgttttgcagacaagaataggacttttctACAGACGTTAAGAAATAAATAGTGGCACACACTCGGCCGGGATCCGCAACGCAAAACACTTATAGCCGTGTACAAGAGCCCTAATGGAAAGTTCTACAATCCCTTCCCATTACCTTACATTCAGATCCTGCCCTGACCTTGTCCTGCGCACACAGCTCTGACGTGTCGTTACACTGTATCAGTCTGGGGGAATTCTCTGTGGGTGAAACACAGCAGCAACCCAATAACTAATACACTGTAACAACCCCACCTGCTGGACAAGCAGGTCTAGACAGGACAAGTTTCCGGTCTGCAAATGTACCAGACGAATGTTCCCATTCGTTGACAGCAATCTGAGATCTTTAAAACTGGtgggcacataaaaaaaaaataatctacatGATAAAATTGCAGCAGATTTCATTGCATTAAGAATGGCAGACAGAAATGGGCAGGAGTGCGGTAGATACCATTGTGATGCCCCAGGTGGACGACGGCATTGTGCGGGTTCTGACACATGACGCTCAGCCTCCCCGCtttcacagaagtggcggtgattTCTCTTCCCACAGAGACATCCAAGTACTGCAGGAAGCCCGTGGCGCTCTGGAAAGAGAGAGCAGAGAGACGCAATAGACAGGAGGATGGGAGTGACGTAAGGAAATGGCTGGGGTCCTGAACATGTCTGCCTGGCACAGGAGAGAGGTTCGTTACAGTGTATCAGAGCTCTCTCTTGTAAAGAGCCAAGCGCCTGTGTGAGCAACACATGATCAGGGCTGAcagatgtttccattcactgacagcaaggttCAAAATCTTGAAAACGGAAATAAACCAAAGTATATTTAATAAAGGTTCATTATACAAGAGAGCAATGTCCTGGGCGCCCCCCGAAACTTACACACGTGGCGAGCAGGAAGTGATACGGCAGGAACTCCATACGTAGAACGTCATTAAACTTCTTGATGCAATGCAGCTCCACGCCCAGGTTGTCGTATATATACAGCCACTTCTTCTGAGCCGCGGCAAACATGGCGTGAGTGTGCAGCCACCTACAGGGATGGAGAGCAGACAAACCCTATGGGACCGAATCAGGACCAGGAGAAAGACATGTAAAGGGGAACACCCCAGACAGACCCTCAGCATATAACGGTGGGTCCTGTGGTTATGACATCACGAGAGGACTTGGAGACCATGTGGTTATGTGTCATAATATGGGCAATATTTGGTGGTGAAGGCCTTTATATTTAGGACACATATCGGATGATGGTGGTCCGACCACCGGGAGCCCCACTAGTGACCTAAGTGAAGGAGCGGCCACACTTGTGAGAGCATAGTGCCAATTCAGCTCCCATAGGCTTCACTTCAaggggaaaaataaatatataaaaaaaatctgcagtttttttgctgtAACCCCTATATAGGTC from Bufo gargarizans isolate SCDJY-AF-19 chromosome 9, ASM1485885v1, whole genome shotgun sequence harbors:
- the WDR46 gene encoding WD repeat-containing protein 46 isoform X2 encodes the protein MATTKPLKRKAPRYYEGVDENKPAQDEQKKKKMGVVVKPKANQARGKKKPQKKGVTTGMNHKEGDKRMGVAVKWRTNQAQWKKKKLQKKDVVTGKMQRNYKEGDKKRMGVVVKLRTSQEEWKEKKSQKKKDVISGATDPFPGLPSMPEDQLSKYERARKAEQVMDTFPNVKERLKLEESKVQSALSQAARHDLLLPEEEGFLEGDEGEDTSIITQQDIAEVVDITSASKHFNLTLNQFGPYRINYSRNGRHLLLAGQRGHVASMDWHTKKLHCEMNVMETVNDVRWLHTHAMFAAAQKKWLYIYDNLGVELHCIKKFNDVLRMEFLPYHFLLATCSATGFLQYLDVSVGREITATSVKAGRLSVMCQNPHNAVVHLGHHNGSVSLWSPSIKEPLVKMLCHGGAVRALSIDKTGMYMASSGTDRKLTIFDLRTYRPLTSCLLPLGAGSLCHSQRGLLAAGVGNIVQVYKDTHLTAPRSPYMCLSVKAPIHGLQFCPYEDVLGIGHGGGFTSMIVPGAGEANFDGLECNPYETKKQRQEWEVKALLEKIQPELITMDPTQLGAVDAITMDKKRQEQVERMGFDPYEKTRFVPRHKTKGRSSTGNLLKRKKKVAHEEKRAEIRKNLQERDKAKKSDTKKVQPGQRSALDRFKK